In Pseudophryne corroboree isolate aPseCor3 chromosome 3, aPseCor3.hap2, whole genome shotgun sequence, a genomic segment contains:
- the LOC135057725 gene encoding putative nuclease HARBI1: MPDDVVVRRYRLPPHLILDTLSIIESDLESSIRYPTAIPPLTQFLAVLHFLATGSFQHVVGDLVGMSQGQFSKVLRRVSQAFIKRVKQFIAMPLDVGALDVVKRQFEEGGSRFPHVIGVVDGTHVAIVPPRHNEEIYRNRKLFHSLNVMVVCGPSLQILSLNAKFPGNSHDAYVIRQSGIWHRLRSSQRADMWLLGDRGYPCTPWLMTPYRNPRPGPQTAFNSALTATRQLVERTIGVLKGRFRVLHRTGGDIMYSPEMASKLVVLCAILHNITVRSSVELPQTEELPDEVPGVVRRFGGGSVTRRGSQVRASIVEEYFS, from the exons atgccagatgatgttgttgtgcgtagatacaggctgccaccacatctaatcctagacactctctccataatagagagtgatctggagtcttcaattcggtatcctacagcaataccaccattgacacaattccttgctgtgttacattttttggccacagggtCTTTTCAacatgttgttggagacctggttggcatgtcgcagggccagttcagtaaggtcctgcggcgtgtcagccaggctttcataaagcgggttaagcaatttattgctatgcctttggatgttggtgccctagatgtggtgaagcggcaatttgaggaaggtggtagtcgcttcccacatgttattggggttgtggatggcacacatgtagctattgtgcccccaagacataatgaagaaatttatagaaacaggaaactgtttcattctctgaatgtaatggttgtttgtgggccatccctccagatcctttccctgaatgccaagtttcccggaaactcgcatgatgcttatgtcattagacaatcagggatatggcacagattaagatcaagtcaacgagcagacatgtggttattgg gagaccgtggatatccttgcaccccctggctcatgactccttaccgtaatcccaggccaggaccacagacggcatttaactccgcgcttactgccactagacagctggtggagcgcacaattggggtccttaaaggccggtttcgtgtgctccaccgcactggtggcgacatcatgtattcgccggagatggcaagtaaactagtggtcctgtgcgctatactacataacatcacggtaaggagtagcgtagagcttcctcagacagaggaattgcctgatgaggtgcCAGGGGTTGTCCgtcgcttcggtggggggagtgttacacggaggggaagccaagtcagggcaagcattgttgaagaatatttcag ctga